From the Polyangiaceae bacterium genome, one window contains:
- the groL gene encoding chaperonin GroEL (60 kDa chaperone family; promotes refolding of misfolded polypeptides especially under stressful conditions; forms two stacked rings of heptamers to form a barrel-shaped 14mer; ends can be capped by GroES; misfolded proteins enter the barrel where they are refolded when GroES binds), with amino-acid sequence MSAKAILYDAAAQARILKGVDTLANAVKVTLGPKGRNVVLEKSWGSPKVTKDGVTVAKEIELADKFENMGAQMVREVASKTADLAGDGTTTATVLAQSICREGMKLVSAGHNPMELKRGIDKGVETIVAELKTLSKKVDGHKEIEQVGTISANGDDLVGKMLAEAMEKVGKEGVITVEENKGLETTLEVVEGMQFDRGYLSPYFVTDAEHMKCVLEDPYILLSEKKISVMRDLIPVLESIAREQKPLLIIAEDVEGEALATLVVNRLRGTLNCAAVKAPGFGDRRKEMLKDMAILTGGQVVAEELGIKLENITVKDLGRAKRVEIDKDNTTLVDGAGDKKSIDGRIELIRKQIEDTSSDYDREKLQERLAKLAGGVAVIKVGAATESEMKERKDRVDDAMHATRAAVEEGIVPGGGVALLRAQSALAKLDLPGEQQFGRKILERALEEPLRQIAANSGLEGSVVVNKVREGKGAFGLNAATEQYEDLVKAGVIDPTKVVRAAIENAASVAGLLLTTSCLVAEKPKKESAAPAGGDMGGMGGMGGMGGMGGMDF; translated from the coding sequence ATGAGTGCCAAAGCAATTCTGTACGACGCGGCCGCGCAGGCTCGCATCCTCAAGGGCGTGGACACCCTCGCCAACGCCGTGAAGGTCACCCTCGGTCCCAAGGGCCGCAACGTGGTGCTGGAGAAGAGCTGGGGTTCCCCCAAGGTCACCAAAGACGGCGTGACCGTGGCGAAGGAAATCGAGCTCGCCGACAAGTTCGAGAACATGGGCGCCCAGATGGTGCGCGAAGTGGCCAGCAAGACGGCGGATCTCGCCGGCGACGGCACCACCACCGCCACCGTGCTCGCCCAGTCCATCTGCCGTGAAGGCATGAAGCTGGTCTCCGCGGGTCACAACCCGATGGAGCTCAAGCGCGGCATCGACAAGGGCGTGGAGACCATCGTCGCGGAGCTGAAGACGCTCAGCAAGAAGGTCGACGGCCACAAGGAGATCGAGCAGGTCGGCACCATCAGCGCCAACGGCGATGACCTCGTCGGCAAGATGCTGGCCGAGGCCATGGAGAAGGTCGGCAAGGAAGGCGTGATCACCGTCGAGGAGAACAAGGGCCTGGAGACCACTCTCGAAGTGGTCGAGGGCATGCAGTTCGACCGCGGCTACCTCAGCCCCTACTTCGTGACCGACGCCGAGCACATGAAGTGCGTGCTCGAGGATCCCTACATCCTGCTAAGCGAGAAGAAGATCAGCGTCATGCGCGATCTGATCCCGGTGCTGGAGAGCATCGCTCGCGAGCAGAAGCCCCTGCTCATCATCGCCGAGGACGTCGAGGGCGAAGCGCTGGCCACCCTGGTGGTCAATCGCCTGCGCGGCACCCTCAACTGCGCCGCCGTCAAGGCCCCGGGCTTTGGCGATCGCCGCAAGGAGATGCTGAAGGACATGGCCATCCTCACCGGTGGTCAGGTCGTGGCAGAAGAGCTCGGCATCAAGCTCGAGAACATCACCGTCAAGGATCTGGGCCGCGCCAAGCGCGTCGAGATCGACAAGGACAACACCACCCTCGTCGACGGCGCGGGCGACAAGAAGTCCATCGACGGCCGCATCGAGCTGATCCGCAAGCAGATCGAGGACACCAGCAGCGACTACGACCGTGAGAAGCTGCAAGAGCGCCTGGCGAAGCTCGCCGGTGGCGTTGCCGTGATCAAGGTCGGCGCTGCCACCGAGAGCGAGATGAAGGAGCGCAAGGACCGCGTGGATGACGCCATGCACGCGACCCGCGCTGCGGTCGAGGAAGGCATCGTGCCCGGAGGCGGCGTCGCGCTGCTCCGCGCCCAGTCTGCCCTCGCCAAGTTGGATCTACCCGGCGAGCAGCAGTTCGGCCGCAAGATCCTCGAACGCGCCCTGGAGGAACCCCTCCGCCAGATCGCGGCCAACAGCGGCCTCGAAGGCTCCGTCGTGGTGAACAAGGTCCGCGAAGGCAAAGGCGCCTTCGGCCTCAACGCCGCCACCGAGCAATACGAGGACCTCGTCAAAGCCGGCGTGATCGACCCGACCAAGGTCGTCCGCGCCGCAATCGAAAACGCCGCCTCCGTCGCGGGCCTCCTCCTGACGACCAGCTGCCTGGTCGCCGAGAAGCCCAAGAAGGAAAGCGCAGCCCCCGCCGGTGGCGACATGGGCGGCATGGGCGGCATGGGCGGCATGGGCGGCATGGGCGGCATGGACTTCTAG
- a CDS encoding DUF559 domain-containing protein has translation MSKVQRSSSAIVQQRARQMRFALTPSEAALWEALRGGRLGVKFRRQVAIGCYIADFLAPRACLIVEVDGAYHAQRRAADARRDRALGRLGYRVLRIDAAVVLGSFPAAIERVRVALGAKPSVAAPRGRRRQATRFVETQPRQ, from the coding sequence ATGTCGAAGGTTCAGCGTTCGTCGTCAGCAATCGTGCAGCAGCGCGCGCGGCAGATGCGCTTCGCGCTCACGCCGTCCGAGGCCGCGCTGTGGGAAGCGCTGCGTGGTGGGCGGCTTGGGGTGAAGTTCCGTCGGCAGGTCGCCATCGGTTGCTACATTGCCGACTTCCTCGCACCCCGGGCGTGTCTCATCGTTGAAGTTGACGGCGCTTATCATGCGCAGCGCCGCGCGGCGGACGCGCGGCGGGATCGCGCGCTTGGTCGGCTTGGCTACCGGGTGCTGCGCATCGACGCGGCAGTCGTGCTCGGGTCCTTTCCCGCCGCCATCGAGCGGGTGCGTGTCGCCCTGGGCGCCAAGCCGTCAGTTGCCGCGCCTCGTGGGAGGCGACGCCAAGCGACACGCTTCGTCGAGACCCAACCAAGACAATGA
- a CDS encoding trypsin-like serine protease produces the protein MNLISESRLATLLSVVLLTMGCSSKGTTPVGELPDPSSRPQVVGGAPASLEELHSTVAIWWNDSNTFGCTGTLVAPSVVVTAAHCVVLEDANYNVIGTEAPDKLGVVAGVLDAIAPPADAIYPVVKVVAHPQYGNFGPVDADGLGRDDDIAVLVLAQSVTVQGPAPVVGLSNLDDVLAPETPIIVSGYGVTNETTNADGVLNIASTPFQRRNASEFLAGRSGLPDSCYGDSGGPAYVDVGGVLHLVGVTSRGSGNGDCGSGGIYTLVPGYDDFLEQAADGFYPPTPPAAEPDPNSDPGTDPPPTSGAPEPAPRRPAAASQGSCTLTHSAPTQDSGLAGLALIGVAALYRRRRGRRAPAR, from the coding sequence ATGAACCTCATCAGTGAATCTCGGCTGGCCACGCTGCTGAGCGTGGTCTTGTTGACGATGGGTTGCAGTAGCAAAGGCACGACGCCTGTCGGTGAGTTGCCGGATCCTAGCAGTCGACCTCAAGTGGTCGGGGGTGCACCGGCAAGTCTCGAGGAGCTCCATTCGACGGTTGCCATCTGGTGGAACGATTCCAACACATTTGGCTGTACCGGTACTCTGGTGGCGCCCAGCGTGGTGGTTACCGCAGCCCACTGCGTGGTGCTCGAAGACGCCAACTACAACGTGATCGGAACCGAAGCTCCCGACAAGCTAGGTGTCGTCGCCGGCGTCCTGGATGCCATTGCGCCGCCAGCCGACGCGATCTACCCGGTTGTCAAAGTCGTTGCTCACCCTCAGTACGGCAACTTCGGTCCAGTTGACGCCGATGGGCTCGGCCGCGATGACGACATCGCAGTGCTGGTCTTGGCTCAATCCGTGACGGTGCAAGGGCCGGCGCCCGTAGTGGGTCTTTCGAATCTGGACGATGTGCTCGCGCCCGAGACCCCGATCATCGTCTCGGGCTACGGCGTCACGAACGAAACCACCAACGCCGACGGCGTGCTGAACATCGCGTCGACGCCCTTCCAACGTCGGAACGCTTCGGAGTTCTTGGCGGGTCGCAGTGGCCTGCCGGATTCCTGCTACGGCGATTCGGGGGGACCCGCCTATGTCGATGTCGGGGGCGTGCTGCACTTGGTTGGGGTCACTTCTCGGGGAAGCGGCAATGGCGATTGTGGCAGCGGCGGCATCTACACGCTGGTTCCCGGCTACGACGACTTCCTCGAGCAGGCTGCGGATGGGTTCTATCCGCCAACTCCGCCTGCCGCGGAGCCAGATCCGAACTCTGACCCCGGTACGGATCCGCCTCCGACGTCCGGCGCCCCAGAGCCCGCCCCACGCCGGCCCGCCGCCGCGTCCCAGGGCTCGTGCACGCTGACGCATTCGGCTCCGACGCAGGATTCCGGCCTTGCCGGCTTGGCACTGATTGGCGTGGCCGCTCTTTACAGACGTCGGCGAGGCCGACGAGCCCCCGCTCGATGA
- a CDS encoding ATP-binding protein yields the protein MPNTWYERTFEEALRAAPPSLRLFPVWLLLGSRQVGKSSLLKHCAPERTYINLDDLATRVAANRDPILFSRELKPPLIVDEIQYAPELLSPIKQIADATGKPGRVWLTGSQNFRVMEGVRETLAGRVAILHLHGLSDEEKRISHEAAPSEYFEHIVRTGFPRLCAETDLDARELYLSSYAQTYMERDVRELLRVDKRREFELFLRLCAARTAQVINYDDLARDAGVSAATVKSWLSVLEDSFLIALVQPEHANRSKRLIKSPKLYFLDAGLAAYLSGWRDAEALRLGPQAGAIFETHIFSELVKQFEHRAKRLDVRFWRTRDGQEIDLLVETGGRILPIEVKLGTPRTAPPSLARIRTPQWERGQVISLAAVEPYDLSEDWRVVPPWGVEL from the coding sequence ATGCCAAATACTTGGTATGAAAGAACTTTCGAGGAAGCTCTGCGGGCGGCTCCGCCCTCGCTGAGGCTTTTCCCGGTCTGGCTCCTGCTCGGTTCGCGACAGGTTGGGAAGAGCAGCCTACTGAAGCACTGCGCGCCCGAGCGGACCTACATCAATCTGGATGACCTCGCTACGCGCGTGGCCGCAAACCGGGACCCGATCCTCTTTTCCAGGGAGTTGAAGCCGCCGCTCATTGTCGACGAGATCCAGTACGCACCGGAACTGCTCAGCCCAATCAAGCAGATTGCGGACGCGACTGGAAAGCCGGGCCGCGTATGGCTCACGGGCTCCCAGAACTTCCGGGTGATGGAGGGCGTGCGCGAGACCCTCGCGGGACGCGTCGCGATCCTGCACCTACACGGCCTGTCGGACGAGGAGAAGCGGATCTCCCACGAGGCGGCGCCAAGCGAATACTTCGAGCATATCGTGCGCACTGGATTCCCGCGGCTATGTGCAGAAACCGATTTGGACGCGCGCGAGCTATACCTTTCGAGCTACGCGCAAACCTACATGGAGCGGGATGTTCGCGAGCTGCTGCGGGTGGACAAGCGGCGCGAGTTCGAACTCTTCTTGCGCTTGTGCGCAGCCCGTACCGCGCAAGTCATCAACTATGACGATCTCGCTCGTGATGCAGGCGTGTCCGCAGCGACCGTCAAGAGCTGGTTGAGCGTGCTCGAGGACAGCTTCCTCATCGCCCTTGTCCAGCCCGAGCATGCCAATCGTTCCAAACGCCTGATCAAGAGCCCCAAGCTGTACTTCTTGGACGCCGGACTGGCCGCATACTTGAGCGGCTGGCGAGATGCGGAGGCCTTGCGCCTTGGCCCCCAGGCTGGCGCAATCTTCGAGACCCACATCTTCAGTGAACTCGTCAAACAATTCGAACACAGAGCAAAGCGACTGGACGTACGATTCTGGCGCACGCGGGATGGTCAGGAGATTGATCTCCTGGTGGAGACAGGAGGCCGAATACTCCCTATCGAAGTGAAACTCGGCACGCCACGCACGGCGCCGCCATCCCTGGCGCGGATCCGTACGCCCCAGTGGGAGCGCGGACAGGTCATCTCCCTCGCCGCCGTCGAGCCCTACGACCTGTCTGAGGATTGGAGAGTGGTCCCGCCCTGGGGTGTGGAGCTGTAG
- a CDS encoding DEAD/DEAH box helicase: MHLGFHEQSPDALQPSDAVSETEEYLRFQAKGRFGAIPLELVVSHLMKLCRGTDFATHEAALEALIRRMGFARRDELQLAGKPNGGKVLGAYTTRRKSERKSARPYSTLLDSIEPLRGSCDCPDYTKSSLGICKHLLVVLESVWSSPRKVARAEREVASARTRVDWDPILPMTGPLDRLAGLRLEGALPAAALARRFTKDGYIDVRALRPRRERGRAVAVISQSRIVKTPAALAILRQEAERCSRESECEASLSKALATLRTLKRRLYPYQREGVTEFLRKGRLLLADDMGLGKTTQAIAVCHALFNSGRVSRGLLVVPASLKPQWLREWHDTSKSPAWVIDGSPAERAEQYRALKRGFAIIGYEQLLRDFHLVRALDPELVILDEAQRIKNWATKSAQYVKALTPRYRLVLTGTPMENRLEELASLLDWIDDVALAPKWRLVPAYTQVTGDGAEGQAGARNLKTLRERLRPCVLRRVRKEVLAQLPRRVDTRVPVEMTQAQRCEHDELDRPIAALISQRQRRPLRQEEFMQLMQLLNKQRMISNGLGQVEFESLWPTIATTRPNAARLNSLAAPKLVELRRIVEDIAVAQERKVVIFSQWRRMLRLAHWSLGDILGDAGLSARFFTGAERTAQRTRSVVDFHDDPNVRVLFLSDAGGVGLNLQRAASACINIELPWNPAVLEQRIGRIYRLGQKRPIDVYNLVCDYGIESRISDLVGNKRALFDSVFDGTSDAVNFDGAAPFLEQMERMVDSPTLAPIESDDDDVGAQDLDEETLEPSAKPFADGGGDFAGLLAKLRVERTPSGGIRIEAPAEAAGALSSLLSAMAQLVDASRGAQAHPE; the protein is encoded by the coding sequence ATGCACCTGGGATTTCACGAGCAGAGCCCTGACGCCCTCCAACCCTCCGACGCGGTGAGCGAAACGGAGGAGTATTTGCGTTTTCAAGCCAAGGGGCGTTTCGGTGCGATTCCGCTGGAGCTGGTGGTCTCGCACTTGATGAAGCTTTGCCGCGGCACAGACTTTGCTACGCACGAGGCGGCACTCGAGGCGTTGATTCGGCGTATGGGCTTCGCCAGGCGAGACGAGCTCCAATTGGCAGGCAAGCCCAATGGCGGCAAGGTATTGGGGGCCTACACGACTCGGCGCAAGTCCGAGCGAAAGTCGGCCCGTCCCTACTCGACGCTGCTCGACTCGATCGAGCCGCTGCGTGGCAGTTGCGACTGCCCCGACTACACGAAGAGCTCCCTCGGTATCTGCAAGCACTTGCTCGTCGTGCTCGAGTCGGTTTGGTCCTCGCCGCGCAAGGTTGCTCGCGCCGAGCGCGAAGTGGCGTCAGCCCGTACCCGCGTCGACTGGGATCCCATCTTACCCATGACGGGGCCGCTGGATCGGTTGGCGGGGTTGCGCTTGGAAGGGGCGTTGCCTGCGGCGGCCCTCGCGCGTCGCTTCACGAAGGACGGTTACATCGACGTACGCGCGCTCCGTCCGCGCCGTGAACGCGGGCGAGCCGTCGCTGTGATCAGCCAGTCTCGCATCGTGAAGACCCCCGCAGCCCTTGCCATTCTTCGCCAAGAGGCCGAGCGCTGTTCCCGCGAATCCGAATGTGAGGCGTCGCTTTCCAAGGCCTTGGCTACGCTGCGCACACTGAAGCGCAGGCTCTATCCCTACCAACGCGAGGGAGTTACTGAGTTTCTGCGCAAAGGCCGCTTGCTTTTGGCCGACGACATGGGACTCGGCAAGACCACGCAGGCCATCGCGGTTTGCCACGCTTTGTTCAACAGCGGCAGGGTTTCGCGCGGTCTGCTGGTGGTCCCAGCCAGCCTCAAGCCACAGTGGTTGCGCGAATGGCACGACACGAGCAAGTCGCCAGCCTGGGTGATCGACGGCTCTCCTGCAGAGCGTGCCGAGCAGTATCGCGCGTTGAAGCGGGGATTTGCGATCATCGGCTACGAGCAACTACTGCGCGACTTCCACTTGGTACGCGCGCTGGACCCGGAGTTGGTGATCCTGGACGAGGCCCAGCGCATCAAGAACTGGGCGACCAAGAGTGCGCAGTACGTCAAAGCCCTCACGCCCCGCTATCGTCTGGTGCTCACCGGAACGCCGATGGAGAATCGGCTCGAAGAACTGGCCTCGCTGCTCGACTGGATCGACGACGTGGCGCTGGCACCGAAGTGGCGCCTGGTTCCTGCCTACACTCAAGTGACCGGCGACGGAGCGGAAGGACAGGCGGGCGCTCGCAACCTGAAGACGCTGCGAGAGCGGCTAAGACCTTGCGTTCTGCGCCGGGTGCGGAAGGAAGTGCTCGCGCAGTTGCCGCGGCGTGTTGACACTCGGGTACCTGTGGAGATGACCCAGGCTCAGCGCTGCGAACACGACGAACTGGATCGCCCTATCGCGGCGCTGATTTCGCAGCGACAGCGGCGCCCGCTGCGCCAAGAGGAGTTCATGCAGTTGATGCAACTGCTCAACAAACAGCGCATGATTTCCAATGGGCTGGGGCAAGTCGAATTCGAGTCGCTCTGGCCTACGATTGCGACGACCCGTCCGAACGCTGCTCGCCTCAATAGCTTGGCTGCGCCGAAGCTCGTGGAACTCCGCCGCATCGTCGAGGACATCGCGGTAGCGCAGGAGCGCAAGGTGGTGATCTTCAGCCAATGGCGCCGAATGCTCCGGCTCGCTCATTGGAGTCTTGGTGACATTCTTGGGGACGCGGGCCTTTCCGCGCGCTTCTTCACCGGTGCGGAGCGCACAGCGCAGCGTACGCGCAGTGTCGTGGACTTCCACGACGACCCCAACGTGCGAGTTCTGTTCTTGAGTGATGCTGGCGGCGTGGGTTTGAACCTGCAGCGCGCCGCCAGCGCCTGCATCAACATCGAGTTGCCTTGGAACCCAGCCGTTCTGGAGCAACGCATCGGTCGCATCTACCGCCTGGGCCAGAAGCGGCCTATCGACGTGTACAACCTGGTGTGTGACTATGGCATCGAGTCGCGGATCAGCGACCTCGTTGGCAACAAGCGCGCCCTCTTCGACAGCGTGTTCGACGGAACCAGCGACGCTGTGAACTTCGACGGCGCGGCGCCGTTCTTGGAGCAGATGGAGAGAATGGTCGACTCGCCAACGCTCGCGCCGATCGAGTCGGACGATGACGACGTCGGCGCTCAGGATCTCGACGAAGAGACCCTCGAACCGAGCGCGAAGCCCTTTGCCGATGGCGGCGGTGACTTTGCCGGTTTGCTCGCCAAGCTTCGCGTCGAGCGCACGCCAAGCGGCGGCATTCGCATCGAAGCCCCCGCCGAGGCAGCGGGTGCACTCTCCTCCTTGCTCTCGGCAATGGCTCAGCTAGTCGACGCTTCCCGCGGCGCGCAGGCCCATCCTGAGTAG